A stretch of DNA from Posidoniimonas polymericola:
CCACACACAGCCGCAATAGCGCAAGTTAAAATCGTGTGAAGGATTTACCGGACGCTACTGGGCAGAGCCAGTGGCACCCGAAAGGAAGCATCTTGGGTGCAATCTGGCATATCCAGAAAACCAAAAAGCTCTCTCTATCGCCTTGTCGAGAGCGGCTCCTGCCGCTGCCCTTCCCTACGCCGGGTTCCGATCCCACAACAACGCCTCGCCCTCGTTGCGGGCCCGCATGAACTCGATGCCGGCGAACGCCGCGCCGGGGAGCAGCACGCAGGCGGCCGCGGTGATGCCGACCGCGGGGCTGATCGACGACGTAGCGGCCAACGCGATCAGTGCGATGAAGAGCGCCGCTAGCGCCCGCCAGATCCACAGCGGGATGTTGTACGCGATCAGGTAGCAGCACGGGATTACCACCAGCGTCAGCACCGTAGCGAACGACAGGCCGAACACCACGGCGCCGGTGAGCGGCTGCCAGAACTCGGCGCCGCCGGAGATATTTAGCAAGAGCGGCAAGAGGCCGCCGATCGTGGTGACCGTGGTCAACAGCACCGGCCGCAGGCGGTTGACGCCGGCCTCGATCAGGGCCTCGCGGACCGGCAGGCCGCGCTTGCGGGCCTGGTTGGCGAAGTCGACCAGCACGATGGCGTCGTTCACGACGATGCCGGTCAGGCTCACCAGCCCGATGAACGACGCCAAACTGAACGGGAAGCCCGACGCCCACATGCCGATCACCACGCCGATGAACGACAGCGGCACCGTGATCATCACGATCGCGCTCTGGCGGAAGCTGTTGAACTGCATCGCCAGGATGGCGGCGATCAGCACCACGCCGATCACCATGCTCCACAGCAGGTAGCCGAAGTTCTCGTCGCGTTCGTCGTTCTCGCCGGTGAACTCGGCGTGCACGCCCTCGGCGGGCGTGGTGGGGCGGCCGATGTGGTTCTTGGCGAAGCCCTCGAGGCTGCGTTCAGAGTCCTGGACCGGGCGGAAGCCGAGCTCGGGCAGGATCTCGTTGTTGATCCGCCGGAACACGTCGGCCGCGGTGGTCGGCGCGACGACATTGCACTTCGCCACCACCGCCCGCTCGCGCTCGTAGCGGTTGATGCTGTACAGGCCGGAGTCGCGCCGCAGGTCGGCGAGCTGGCCGATGGTCGCCCGCTCGCCGCCGGCGCCGGTCAGGGTGAGCCGCTCCAGCTCTTCGGGCCGGCGGCGGTACTCGGGCGCCAGCTGGATGCGGATGTCGACATCCTCGTCGTCTAGTGTGATCTGGATCCGGTTGTCGCCGGCGATGGCGGTCTGCACCGCCTGGGCGATGCGGGCCTCGTCGAGGTCGAACAGGCCGACCATGTTCGGCATCGGCTCGATGATCAGCTCGGGGCTCTCGTCGCGGAAGTCGGTTTTGACGTCGACCGCGCCGCGGACCTGGCCCATCCGATCGGCGATCTCATTCGCGATCTTGCCGAGTTGGGTCAGGTCGTCGCCCGTCAGCCGCACCGACACGTCCGCGCCGCCGGGCGGGCCGTCCTGGATCTCCTCGACGCTGAAGGTCATGCCGGGGATCGGGCGGATGTTGTCACGCAGGTAGCGGATGACCTCCTGCTCGTGGATGTCGCGGTCCATGGGCGGCACCAGCTCGACCTGCACCTGGCCGAACTCCGGGCCGGTGGCGGGGTCGTCGTCGACGCGGACCGCCAGCCCGCCGGAAGAGCCGGCGGACGTGACGTAGTGCGAGAGGATGCCGCTCTTGTCCCACCGCTGGAGCGGCTCGGTGATCACCCGCGAGGCGTCGAGGGTCTCGTCGATGCTGTAGCCGAGCGGCAGCTCGTACTTGACGATGAACTGGCCGCGGTCGCTGGTCGGGAAGAAGTTGAAGCCGAGCTGCCCGATCAGGATCTTGGCGCCCCACATCGCCATCAGGCACCAGATCATCACGAACCCGCGGTGGGCTAGCGAGAAGCGGAGCACCCGGGCGTAGAGCCGCGTGAAGAAGCCGATGTCGGGCCGGATGCGGGCCCTGTGCTGTGGGACTCCGTGCTGGGGGCCGTCGCCGCCGGCGGCGGTGAGCGTGTGGAACGACTGCGACTCGTCGTTCACGGGGACGCGTTTCTTGTACCAGCGGGCCGCGACGGTCGGGATGACGAAGTGGTCGACCAGCACCGAACCGAGCAGCGCCACGCTGACGACCTTCGGCATGACGCTCATGAAGTCGCCCATGATGCCGGGCACCAGCAGCATCGGCAGGAAGGCGGCGATGGTGGTCAGGTCGGCGGCGATAA
This window harbors:
- a CDS encoding efflux RND transporter permease subunit is translated as MNVTDLAIERPRTVSVLTLLVILLAFYAAFFSPVQRSPAITKAVVIVAIPYPDSDPSKAENNIARKVEDELKELQSVDFIASTSMRGSAVTQVIFLDGVDPDEARAEVQDLVNRITNELPTGREVQPIVTDIDFENMPLMLLNITAPPGLDDRTLKTIAEDVQDELEAVDGVANTQLFGGKEREIHVNVNPDLMSQYGITLAQVRQALANFHAEVPAGEFTTGEFDRGLRNETELRGVSDIRDAVVSSQGGRVIRVSDIAEVLDAHRKVMNLAEFDNRAGALIMVNKEADINTLGAARGVREVVAGLRDEYPDFEFSITRDASSEIWVMFRVLGSSAVFGAMLVLVILAWTMGLRISLLVLIAIPFSMAVALQFLFFSGIPVSNMVVFSFILVLGMVVDGAIIVAENIYRHIERGEEPLDAAKNGIHEVGVPVIAADLTTIAAFLPMLLVPGIMGDFMSVMPKVVSVALLGSVLVDHFVIPTVAARWYKKRVPVNDESQSFHTLTAAGGDGPQHGVPQHRARIRPDIGFFTRLYARVLRFSLAHRGFVMIWCLMAMWGAKILIGQLGFNFFPTSDRGQFIVKYELPLGYSIDETLDASRVITEPLQRWDKSGILSHYVTSAGSSGGLAVRVDDDPATGPEFGQVQVELVPPMDRDIHEQEVIRYLRDNIRPIPGMTFSVEEIQDGPPGGADVSVRLTGDDLTQLGKIANEIADRMGQVRGAVDVKTDFRDESPELIIEPMPNMVGLFDLDEARIAQAVQTAIAGDNRIQITLDDEDVDIRIQLAPEYRRRPEELERLTLTGAGGERATIGQLADLRRDSGLYSINRYERERAVVAKCNVVAPTTAADVFRRINNEILPELGFRPVQDSERSLEGFAKNHIGRPTTPAEGVHAEFTGENDERDENFGYLLWSMVIGVVLIAAILAMQFNSFRQSAIVMITVPLSFIGVVIGMWASGFPFSLASFIGLVSLTGIVVNDAIVLVDFANQARKRGLPVREALIEAGVNRLRPVLLTTVTTIGGLLPLLLNISGGAEFWQPLTGAVVFGLSFATVLTLVVIPCCYLIAYNIPLWIWRALAALFIALIALAATSSISPAVGITAAACVLLPGAAFAGIEFMRARNEGEALLWDRNPA